In one window of Astyanax mexicanus isolate ESR-SI-001 chromosome 18, AstMex3_surface, whole genome shotgun sequence DNA:
- the tada2a gene encoding transcriptional adapter 2-alpha, with the protein MDRLTSFGNDPFDKPPCRGCSSYLVEPYIKCAECGPSPFLLCLQCFTRGYEYKKHQSDHKFEIMTSDFPILEPSWTAQEEMALLEAVMDCGFGNWQDVAYQMRTKTKEECENHYMKNFINNPLFSSTLLSLRQMEEARTADSAIPFKPTDDPPRPSFDSQLSRDMAGYMPARADFMEEFDNYAEWDLKDIDFVDDDSDILHALKVAVVDIYHSRLKERQRRKKIIRDHGLINLRKFQILERRYPKEVQDLYDAMRRFARVLGPIEHDKFIENHALEFELQREIRRLQEYRKEGIRTFCGAKVYERVKRAREDERSKRNMLCEVLQYLQDDRACQQWLHKQAAIDAGITPVITTITTSGRRSAPPLNLTGLPGTEKLNEREKELCQVVRLVPGAYLEYKQALLNECRRQGGLRLAQARSLIKIDVNKTRKIYDFLIKEGYINKA; encoded by the exons ATGGACCGCCTGACATCTTTTGGAA ATGACCCTTTTGACAAGCCTCCTTGTCGGGGATGTTCTTCGTACTTGGTGGAGCCTTACATAAAGTGTGCTGAGTGTGGACCATCCCCTTTCCTTCTCTGTCTCCAG tgttttacTCGGGGCTATGAGTATAAGAAGCATCAAAGTGATCACAAATTTGAAATCATG ACGTCGGATTTTCCTATACTGGAGCCCAGCTGGACGGCGCAGGAGGAGATGGCTCTCCTAGAGGCTGTCATGGACTGCGGCTTTGGAAATTG GCAGGATGTGGCCTATCAGATGCGCACCAAAACCAAGGAGGAATGTGAAAACCACTACATGAAGAACTTCATCAACAACCCTCTCTTCTCCTCCACACTGCTCAGTCTCCGGCAGATGGAGGAGGCTCGAACAGCGGACAGTGCCATCCCATTCAAAC CCACTGACGATCCTCCTCGGCCCTCGTTTGACTCTCAGCTGTCCAGAGATATGGCGGGGTACATGCCTGCTCGAGCAGACTTCATGGAG GAATTTGATAACTACGCGGAATGGGATTTAAAAGATATTGATTTTGTTGATGACGACTCTGACATTCTTCATG CTCTTAAAGTTGCGGTTGTGGACATATACCATTCAAGACTAAAGGAGAGACAGCGAAGGAAAAA gATCATTCGAGACCATGGACTAATAAACCTGCGCAAGTTTCAGA taCTGGAACGACGGTATCCTAAGGAGGTGCAGGACCTGTATGATGCCATGAGGCGATTTGCCAGGGTGCTGGGACCGATCGAGCATGACAAGTTTATAGAGAACCATGCTT tggagtTTGAGCTGCAGAGAGAGATTCGACGGCTGCAGGAATACAGAAAGGAAGGCATTCGGACGTTCTGTG GTGCCAAGGTGTATGAGCGGGTGAAGCGGGCGAGGGAAGACGAGCGCAGTAAGAGGAACATGCTGTGTGAAGTGCTGCAGTACCTCCAAGATGACCGTGCCTGCCAGCAGTGGCTCCACAAACAGGCTGCCAT TGATGCAGGCATCACCCCAGtgatcactaccatcactacctCAG GCAGAAGAAGTGCACCCCCTCTGAACTtaacagggttgccaggtacagAAAAACTcaacgagagagaaaaagag TTGTGTCAGGTGGTGCGGCTGGTGCCCGGGGCGTACCTGGAGTACAAGCAGGCTCTGCTGAACGAGTGCAGGCGGCAGGGTGGTCTCCGGCTAGCGCAGGCCCGCTCGCTCATCAAGATCGATGTCAACAAAACCCGCAAAATCTACGACTTTCTCATCAAGGAGGGCTACATTAACAAAGCCTAG
- the LOC103024639 gene encoding uncharacterized protein LOC103024639, which translates to MLLTCVSHPFLGSSAWRDFRDCELSSETRDSPFRTSQRRQPEEDFPPRKGKIHGAGSTPELLMLVDDHFLLRDDQYGSSAWMDCGFSSRMRDSPFITSQRRQPEEVISPRKGIIHDAESTPELLMQDNQYGSSAWRDFRDCRFSSEMREPFRTIQRRQPEEVISPRKGIIHDAESTPELLMQAPIPCQADPYGFCAQVDYGYWGSYPLRGCTPCGVSHRSPPIQCQEDQYGFNAQVDYGDWGLYPLRRCTPFWTSQRRRPEERQPEENTWH; encoded by the exons ATGCTTCTGACCTGTGTGTCTCACCCTTTTTTGGGGTCTAGTGCTTGGAGGGACTTCAGGGACTGTGAGTTATCTTCAGAGACGAGGGATAGCCCCTTCAGGACCAGCCAAAGAAGACAACCTGAGGAAGACTTCCCACCCAGGAAAGGAAAAATACATGGTGCTGGATCAACTCCTGAGCTCCTGATGCTGGTGGATGATCATTTCctgttgaga gaTGACCAATATGGGTCTAGTGCCTGGATGGACTGTGGGTTCTCTTCAAGGATGAGGGATAGCCCCTTCATAACCAGCCAAAGAAGACAACCTGAGGAAGTCATCTCACCCAGAAAAGGAATAATTCATGATGCTGAATCAACTCCTGAGCTCCTGATGCAG GACAACCAATATGGGTCTAGTGCCTGGAGGGACTTCAGGGACTGCAGGTTCTCTTCAGAGATGAGAGAACCCTTCAGGACCATCCAAAGAAGACAACCTGAGGAAGTCATCTCACCCAGAAAAGGAATAATTCATGATGCTGAATCAACTCCAGAGCTCCTGATGCAG GCTCCTATACCGTGTCAGGCCGACCCATATGGGTTCTGTGCCCAGGTGGACTATGGGTACTGGGGGTCCTATCCACTGAGGGGGTGTACCCCTTGTGGGGTCAGCCATAGAAGTCCTCCTATACAGTGTCAGGAAGACCAATATGGGTTCAATGCCCAGGTGGACTATGGGGACTGGGGGTTGTATCCACTGAGGAGGTGTACTCCCTTCTGGACCAGCCAAAGAAGACGACCTGAGGAGAGACAACCCGAGGAAAACACCTGGCACTAG